The following proteins are co-located in the Moraxella nasovis genome:
- a CDS encoding NADH-quinone oxidoreductase subunit N produces the protein MTLPSFWQQLGGMLPAVIVAITALVVMCAIAIKRSHYLVGTLSVVGLNIALLAQIGMLTGMLSVGTATSMLFSFDGFAMVNGTLVLIMALACCSLSYGFFGTFNDNKEELYLLMLISTLGAMLMTGAQHLASFFVSLELLSVPMYGMLAYTFLKQKSLESGLKYLVLSAAASATLLMGMAFILADVGQLHFVFIKEAILTQGVTPLVILGGSLMLVAIAFKLSLAPFHAWAGDVYQGAPAPISAFLASVAKVAAMALATRLLIETALPALPSSDVILTWLIVLSVIIGNLLALKQDNLKRLFAYSSIAHMGYALITLVSLGHAAVGLITMYMAVYGLTSLAAFGVMTVMTNNYRIHAKPDEAEKISDYQGIFWHRPILTAVMVVMILSMAGIPLTAGFITKFQVMFAAVQGGRFDLAIMLVVGSAIGLYYYLRVLLVMFKRPLTDSPFEASHDWSVKVGGIIVIIITLLIFVLGVLPNPLFTLASLSIIGV, from the coding sequence ATGACTTTGCCAAGTTTTTGGCAGCAGTTGGGCGGTATGCTTCCTGCGGTGATTGTGGCAATAACAGCGTTGGTTGTGATGTGTGCTATCGCAATTAAACGCAGCCATTATTTAGTGGGTACACTTTCTGTGGTGGGCTTAAATATCGCCTTGCTTGCTCAGATTGGCATGCTAACAGGGATGCTAAGTGTCGGCACAGCCACAAGTATGTTATTTAGCTTTGATGGTTTTGCTATGGTGAATGGCACGCTTGTGCTGATTATGGCGTTGGCGTGTTGTAGCTTAAGTTATGGGTTTTTTGGTACATTTAACGATAATAAAGAAGAGCTATATTTACTCATGCTTATCAGTACGCTTGGTGCGATGCTGATGACAGGTGCACAGCATTTAGCATCATTTTTTGTATCGCTTGAGCTTTTATCGGTACCAATGTATGGTATGCTTGCTTATACTTTCTTAAAGCAAAAATCGCTAGAATCTGGCTTGAAATATCTGGTGCTATCAGCTGCTGCTTCTGCGACATTACTAATGGGTATGGCGTTTATTCTTGCAGATGTAGGTCAGCTGCACTTTGTCTTTATCAAAGAAGCGATACTTACACAAGGCGTTACGCCACTTGTGATATTAGGCGGTAGTCTTATGCTGGTGGCAATAGCCTTTAAGTTATCATTAGCACCGTTTCATGCATGGGCGGGCGATGTGTACCAAGGAGCACCTGCACCAATTTCGGCATTTTTGGCAAGCGTAGCAAAAGTAGCGGCGATGGCATTAGCAACTCGTCTGCTTATTGAGACAGCATTGCCTGCTTTGCCTTCAAGCGATGTGATATTAACTTGGCTGATTGTATTGTCAGTGATTATTGGCAACCTATTGGCATTAAAACAAGACAATCTAAAGCGTCTTTTTGCTTATTCATCGATTGCCCATATGGGTTATGCACTGATCACCTTAGTCAGTTTGGGTCATGCTGCTGTTGGGCTAATCACTATGTACATGGCAGTCTATGGATTGACAAGCTTAGCAGCTTTTGGTGTTATGACAGTGATGACAAATAATTATCGCATTCATGCTAAACCTGATGAAGCTGAAAAAATCAGCGACTATCAAGGTATTTTTTGGCATCGCCCTATCTTGACAGCAGTCATGGTGGTGATGATTTTATCTATGGCAGGTATTCCTTTAACAGCAGGATTTATCACTAAGTTTCAAGTCATGTTTGCTGCGGTGCAAGGTGGTCGTTTTGATCTTGCGATTATGTTGGTTGTGGGCAGTGCTATTGGACTGTACTACTATTTAAGAGTATTGCTTGTGATGTTTAAGCGTCCATTGACTGATAGTCCGTTTGAGGCTAGTCATGATTGGTCGGTTAAAGTGGGCGGTATTATTGTTATCATAATCACCTTGCTGATTTTTGTATTAGGTGTGCTTCCTAACCCATTATTCACCTTAGCAAGCTTATCGATTATCGGTGTGTAA
- the nuoI gene encoding NADH-quinone oxidoreductase subunit NuoI, whose amino-acid sequence MFATLKNTAVGIFTIVRSMWMVNTHALRKRDTILYPEQPVPVPPRFRGRIVLTRDPDGDERCVACNLCAVACPVGCISLQKGEREDGRWYATDFQINFSRCVFCGMCEEACPTTAIQLTPDFEIGEYNRQNLLYEKEHLLISGVGKYPDYNYYRVTGMATQNRPKGSHDKEATPIDVRSLLP is encoded by the coding sequence ATGTTTGCAACCTTAAAAAATACGGCGGTGGGCATTTTTACCATTGTGCGTTCTATGTGGATGGTAAATACGCACGCCCTACGAAAAAGAGACACCATCTTATACCCAGAACAGCCTGTGCCTGTACCGCCACGCTTTCGTGGGCGTATTGTGCTGACCCGAGACCCAGACGGCGATGAACGCTGTGTGGCGTGTAATTTGTGTGCGGTGGCGTGTCCTGTGGGCTGTATTAGCCTACAAAAAGGCGAACGTGAAGATGGGCGTTGGTATGCCACGGATTTTCAGATCAATTTTAGTCGTTGTGTGTTTTGTGGCATGTGCGAAGAGGCTTGCCCAACCACCGCCATTCAGCTGACCCCTGATTTTGAAATCGGTGAATACAACCGCCAAAATCTGTTGTATGAAAAAGAGCATTTGCTGATCAGCGGTGTGGGCAAATACCCAGACTACAACTATTACCGTGTTACGGGCATGGCGACACAAAATAGACCCAAAGGCTCGCATGATAAAGAAGCGACACCGATTGATGTAAGGAGTTTGTTGCCATGA
- the nuoL gene encoding NADH-quinone oxidoreductase subunit L, whose amino-acid sequence MLAMTFIFPVIGFLLLAIGRDRLSETLATWIGVGMMGLSAVCAFMSIFGFLSGDRAAQTISLWTWFAVGDFAPQFALTLDGLSVTMMGVITGVGFLIHLFASWYMTGEKHFARFFSYLNLFVASMLILVLSDNLLLMYLGWEGVGICSYLLIGYYFDNRDNGKAAMKAFTVTRVGDVFLAIGLFLLFYKFGTLDFSTILQQASQVFTTNDPMLVLSVLMIIGGAFGKSAQIPLHTWLADAMAGPTPVSALIHAATMVTAGVYLIARMHPLFVLTPDMLVYAVGGVGALSMLVASFCALAQTDIKRVLAYSTMSQLGYMFMALGVGAWQVAIFHLMTHAFFKALLFLASGAVIISTHHEQNIFKMGGLRKKIPLVFWSFVVGGGALVALPFVTVGFYSKEAILWETYATGHMGLFYAGVFGAFLTAIYTFRLIWLTFFGQEKTHAHALKGISYALPLIVLMVLSTGLGALIHPPLANVLPKSVGATLTEGKHTAEYIAIGMTTAGLILAYLLYVVNGGRALQKFKESSFGGAVYHWCYHGLGFDALYDIVFVKPFLMIARLFKKDPVDGVWNVLPKLTGMMGCVMSGTQTGQLRTQAISFGLGLVLVLVLVMIKVVN is encoded by the coding sequence ATGCTTGCGATGACTTTTATTTTCCCTGTGATTGGCTTTTTATTGCTTGCCATAGGCCGAGATCGCTTAAGTGAGACATTAGCAACTTGGATTGGTGTTGGCATGATGGGCTTGTCTGCTGTTTGTGCCTTTATGTCTATTTTTGGATTCTTGTCTGGCGACAGGGCTGCTCAAACCATCTCATTATGGACGTGGTTTGCAGTTGGTGATTTTGCCCCACAATTTGCTTTAACGCTTGATGGGCTGTCGGTTACCATGATGGGTGTTATTACAGGCGTCGGTTTTTTAATCCACCTGTTTGCATCTTGGTATATGACAGGCGAGAAGCATTTTGCTAGATTTTTTAGCTACCTAAACCTATTCGTTGCAAGCATGCTTATCTTAGTCTTGTCAGATAATTTATTGCTGATGTACTTAGGCTGGGAAGGCGTGGGTATTTGCTCTTATCTGTTAATTGGTTATTATTTTGATAACCGTGATAATGGTAAGGCAGCGATGAAGGCGTTTACGGTAACTCGTGTGGGCGACGTATTTTTAGCGATTGGTTTGTTTTTGCTGTTTTATAAATTTGGTACGCTGGATTTTTCTACGATTTTACAGCAAGCTTCTCAAGTATTTACAACTAATGATCCGATGCTTGTCTTATCTGTACTGATGATTATTGGCGGTGCGTTTGGTAAATCTGCCCAAATCCCATTGCATACTTGGCTTGCTGATGCGATGGCAGGTCCGACACCTGTGTCCGCACTCATTCACGCTGCCACGATGGTAACCGCAGGCGTGTATTTAATCGCACGTATGCACCCACTTTTTGTTTTAACGCCAGATATGTTGGTGTATGCAGTTGGTGGTGTTGGTGCTTTATCTATGCTTGTCGCTAGTTTTTGTGCCTTGGCACAGACTGATATTAAGCGTGTGCTTGCTTACTCTACCATGAGCCAGCTTGGCTATATGTTTATGGCGTTAGGTGTGGGTGCGTGGCAAGTGGCAATTTTTCACTTGATGACGCATGCGTTTTTTAAGGCGTTGCTATTTTTGGCAAGTGGGGCGGTGATTATCAGTACCCATCACGAACAAAACATCTTTAAGATGGGTGGATTGCGTAAAAAAATCCCTTTGGTATTTTGGTCGTTCGTGGTTGGCGGCGGGGCATTGGTCGCCTTGCCTTTTGTGACTGTAGGCTTTTATTCCAAAGAAGCCATTCTTTGGGAGACATATGCCACAGGTCATATGGGGCTTTTTTATGCTGGCGTATTTGGTGCGTTTTTAACAGCGATTTACACCTTCCGTTTAATTTGGCTGACGTTTTTTGGACAAGAAAAAACCCATGCTCACGCTTTAAAAGGCATATCTTATGCCTTGCCACTCATTGTGCTGATGGTATTATCGACAGGATTGGGTGCTCTAATCCACCCACCTTTGGCAAATGTTCTGCCCAAAAGTGTCGGTGCTACCTTAACCGAAGGTAAGCACACCGCTGAATATATTGCGATTGGTATGACGACAGCAGGCTTGATTCTTGCTTATCTTTTATATGTCGTTAATGGCGGACGAGCATTACAAAAATTTAAAGAAAGTAGTTTTGGCGGTGCAGTTTACCACTGGTGCTATCATGGCTTAGGTTTTGATGCGTTATATGATATCGTGTTTGTTAAGCCGTTCTTAATGATTGCACGATTATTTAAAAAAGACCCTGTTGATGGGGTGTGGAATGTACTACCAAAACTAACAGGTATGATGGGCTGTGTGATGAGTGGTACGCAAACAGGTCAGCTTCGCACACAAGCTATTAGTTTTGGTTTGGGACTAGTTTTAGTATTAGTGCTTGTCATGATAAAGGTGGTGAATTAA
- the nuoJ gene encoding NADH-quinone oxidoreductase subunit J encodes MIAWLNALLSDGSVVGFYVLGLVAIWASLRVVTHANPVHAILSMIVSLLAVAGIFFILGASFAGVLEIIVYAGAILVLFVFVIMMLNLGTDTLEEKSWLTANAWAMPMALGVIVFAVLCGLILNATPAFIGGNVYFSDVNITAKEVGISLFTQYVLLVQAAAFLLLGALVAAYHLGKKALDDENVSHTQERMDEIKGDNL; translated from the coding sequence ATGATAGCTTGGTTGAATGCGTTACTGTCTGATGGCAGTGTGGTGGGCTTTTATGTCTTGGGCTTGGTGGCGATTTGGGCAAGTTTGCGTGTGGTTACCCATGCCAATCCTGTTCATGCCATTTTATCCATGATTGTCTCTTTGCTTGCGGTGGCAGGGATTTTCTTTATCTTGGGGGCAAGTTTTGCAGGCGTGCTTGAAATCATCGTGTATGCAGGGGCGATTTTGGTGCTGTTTGTGTTTGTCATCATGATGCTTAATTTGGGTACAGACACCCTAGAAGAAAAATCTTGGCTTACCGCCAATGCGTGGGCAATGCCAATGGCATTAGGAGTCATTGTCTTTGCTGTGCTTTGTGGATTGATTTTAAATGCAACCCCTGCATTTATTGGTGGCAATGTGTATTTTTCAGATGTAAATATCACAGCTAAAGAAGTGGGTATCAGTCTATTTACACAATATGTGCTACTTGTACAAGCAGCAGCGTTTTTATTGCTTGGAGCATTAGTGGCGGCATATCATCTTGGTAAAAAAGCCCTAGATGATGAGAATGTCAGCCACACCCAAGAACGCATGGATGAGATCAAAGGGGATAATTTATGA
- a CDS encoding ferredoxin--NADP reductase has translation MSDDRAVNVTVLEKSTITPTLFRFKTSRPDGFRFQAGQFVRLGIDDSHQSGERIFRAYSVVSSPYDEFLEFFSVVVPDGAFTSQLQHLAVGDTLYLNPESFGFLTLARYQEPTPQDLWLLATGTGLAPFLSILQELTAWENYSHIILAYSVRTHAELAYLDKIAHLSDKFGSLVESPARLSFIPIVTRETADGCLSERLPTLITSGKLEKQAGCSLNPNSSHVMLCGNPQMVDDTKEALKAQGLTMNRRGVGNIAVENYW, from the coding sequence ATGAGCGATGATCGCGCGGTTAATGTGACCGTATTGGAGAAATCAACGATTACACCCACACTGTTTCGCTTTAAAACAAGCCGGCCTGATGGCTTTCGTTTTCAGGCAGGTCAATTTGTTCGTTTAGGCATTGATGACTCCCACCAGTCGGGCGAGCGGATTTTTCGTGCCTATTCAGTGGTATCATCGCCTTATGATGAGTTCTTAGAATTCTTTTCGGTGGTAGTGCCTGATGGTGCGTTCACCAGTCAATTACAACATTTGGCTGTGGGTGATACGCTGTATCTTAATCCAGAATCTTTTGGCTTTTTGACACTTGCTCGCTATCAAGAGCCTACCCCGCAAGATTTGTGGCTACTTGCCACAGGCACAGGGCTTGCTCCGTTTTTATCAATCTTGCAAGAACTCACTGCATGGGAGAATTATTCGCACATTATCTTAGCGTATAGTGTACGCACGCATGCAGAACTGGCTTATTTAGATAAAATTGCTCATTTGTCTGATAAATTTGGCAGTCTGGTGGAAAGTCCTGCAAGGCTTAGTTTTATCCCCATTGTAACTCGTGAAACTGCTGATGGGTGTTTAAGTGAACGTTTACCGACTTTAATTACGTCAGGTAAACTTGAAAAGCAAGCAGGATGCTCACTTAACCCTAATTCATCTCACGTTATGCTATGCGGTAATCCACAGATGGTCGATGACACCAAAGAAGCGCTAAAAGCACAGGGTCTCACCATGAATCGCCGTGGTGTGGGTAATATTGCAGTAGAAAATTACTGGTAA
- a CDS encoding nicotinamidase, giving the protein MVDQRTSALIAVDMQNSFIGGNLAVLGSELIIDTVNELIDAFDNVILTQDYHPADHICFYQNHANKNVFDVINLPYGKQILWNAHCVIGTDDVNFHQNLLVDKAQLIVRKGFHRQIDSYSAFLEADRRTKTGLAGYLQERDISHVYVVGIATDFCVAWTAMDARTFGFDCTVVMDATASININGSLNQAIKAMKEKGVAFSQSSDILNKIN; this is encoded by the coding sequence ATGGTTGATCAACGTACATCCGCTTTAATTGCTGTGGATATGCAAAACAGCTTTATTGGGGGTAATTTGGCGGTATTAGGTAGTGAGCTTATAATTGATACGGTTAATGAGCTGATTGATGCGTTTGACAATGTCATTTTAACCCAAGATTATCATCCAGCTGATCATATTTGTTTTTATCAAAATCATGCTAATAAAAATGTTTTTGATGTCATTAACCTGCCTTATGGCAAGCAGATACTGTGGAATGCACACTGCGTTATTGGCACAGATGATGTTAATTTTCATCAAAACCTTTTGGTGGATAAGGCTCAATTGATTGTCCGTAAAGGTTTTCATCGTCAGATTGACAGTTATTCGGCATTTTTAGAGGCAGATAGACGGACGAAGACAGGGCTTGCAGGCTATCTACAAGAACGAGATATTAGCCATGTGTACGTTGTGGGGATTGCCACCGATTTTTGTGTGGCGTGGACGGCGATGGATGCTAGAACCTTTGGCTTTGATTGCACGGTAGTGATGGATGCCACAGCCAGTATTAATATAAATGGTTCGCTTAATCAAGCGATTAAGGCGATGAAAGAAAAAGGTGTGGCGTTTAGTCAATCGTCAGATATTTTAAATAAAATCAATTAG
- the nuoK gene encoding NADH-quinone oxidoreductase subunit NuoK — protein sequence MHGLILAGILFTIGLTGVMVRRNLLFVLMSLEIMMNAAALAFVMAGNLHGSADGQVMFIFVLTLAAAEAAIGLAILLQFYHRFRSLDLTKANSMKG from the coding sequence ATGCATGGTCTAATCTTAGCAGGTATATTATTTACCATTGGTCTAACTGGCGTAATGGTGCGACGCAATCTATTATTTGTATTGATGAGCCTTGAGATTATGATGAACGCTGCAGCACTGGCATTTGTCATGGCGGGTAATTTACATGGTTCTGCTGATGGTCAAGTAATGTTTATTTTTGTGTTGACTTTAGCGGCAGCAGAAGCGGCGATTGGACTTGCGATTTTATTACAGTTTTATCATCGCTTTAGAAGTCTTGATTTAACCAAAGCTAATAGCATGAAGGGGTAG
- the nuoM gene encoding NADH-quinone oxidoreductase subunit M, with protein MDLQQTWALPALIAIPIIAGFFCWLVEKKTPQLPRWIALFGMLTTLLLSVGLYLNADIAAFNASGHVGDTLPWLATFDVPWIENFGIRFSLAMDGLSLLMIGLTALLGVLAVGCSWNEIGHRVGFFHLNLLASLGGVIGVFLAIDLFLFFFFWEMMLTPIYFLIALWGHDVKDKAGNIIKPKSAAATKFFIYTQASGLVMLIGICMLVILNYLQTGVLTFHYEKLLGTSMGPYEYIIMLCFFIGFAVKLPVFPLHGWLPDAHAQAPTAGSVDLAGILIKTAAFGLLRFVLPLFPNASADFAPIAITLGLIGIFYGAWLAFAQTDIKRLLAYTSVSHMGFVVLAIYAGTILSLQGLMVQMIAHGLSSAALFIMAGQLYERLHTRDLTLMGGMWGHFRYFAPLLMFFCAALLGIPGTGNFIGEIVILLGSFSHYPAFVMITAVSFVWAGLYSLILIHKALFGQDATSQLDLGGHKRIIKDLGKRELSLLGILAIGLIYTGLYPKPIMDVSESSMTYISNSYHHAPLKNMLNNLNAATTPMTNKTDVQEASQ; from the coding sequence ATGGATTTACAACAAACTTGGGCTTTACCAGCGTTAATCGCCATTCCAATCATTGCAGGTTTTTTTTGCTGGCTGGTAGAAAAGAAAACGCCACAGTTGCCAAGATGGATTGCTTTATTTGGTATGCTGACTACTTTATTACTGTCAGTGGGGTTATATCTCAATGCAGACATTGCAGCGTTTAACGCATCTGGCCATGTAGGCGATACTTTGCCTTGGCTTGCGACATTTGATGTGCCTTGGATTGAGAATTTTGGCATTCGTTTTTCATTGGCGATGGATGGCTTGTCACTTTTGATGATTGGCTTAACAGCACTTCTTGGCGTGCTAGCGGTAGGGTGTTCTTGGAATGAAATCGGACATCGTGTTGGGTTTTTCCATCTAAACCTCTTGGCAAGTCTTGGCGGTGTGATTGGTGTATTTTTAGCAATCGATCTGTTTTTATTCTTTTTCTTTTGGGAGATGATGCTAACCCCAATTTATTTTTTAATCGCACTTTGGGGTCATGACGTTAAGGATAAAGCAGGCAACATTATCAAGCCAAAGTCGGCAGCAGCCACTAAGTTTTTTATTTATACTCAAGCTAGCGGTCTTGTGATGCTGATCGGTATCTGTATGCTGGTGATTTTAAATTATTTACAAACTGGCGTATTAACTTTCCATTATGAAAAACTGCTTGGCACCTCGATGGGTCCGTATGAATACATCATTATGCTGTGCTTTTTTATCGGTTTTGCGGTCAAATTACCTGTATTCCCACTACATGGCTGGCTACCTGATGCTCACGCCCAAGCACCTACGGCAGGCTCGGTGGATTTGGCAGGGATTTTGATTAAGACGGCAGCTTTTGGCTTATTGCGTTTTGTGTTGCCATTATTTCCTAATGCGTCAGCGGATTTTGCACCGATTGCTATTACCCTTGGCTTAATCGGTATCTTTTATGGTGCGTGGCTTGCCTTTGCACAGACTGATATTAAGCGATTGCTTGCTTATACGTCCGTATCTCATATGGGCTTTGTGGTGCTTGCCATCTATGCTGGTACGATTTTATCACTGCAAGGTTTGATGGTACAAATGATTGCTCACGGACTATCAAGTGCAGCATTGTTTATTATGGCAGGTCAGCTATATGAAAGACTGCACACTCGTGATTTGACCTTGATGGGTGGTATGTGGGGACATTTTCGGTATTTTGCACCGCTACTCATGTTCTTTTGTGCTGCTTTGCTTGGCATACCCGGGACAGGTAACTTTATTGGTGAGATTGTGATACTGCTGGGTTCATTTTCACATTATCCTGCATTTGTTATGATCACAGCCGTCAGTTTTGTATGGGCAGGCTTGTATTCGCTAATTTTAATCCATAAGGCGTTATTTGGTCAGGATGCGACAAGTCAGCTTGACTTGGGTGGTCATAAACGCATCATAAAAGATTTGGGCAAAAGAGAGCTAAGTTTGCTTGGTATTTTGGCGATTGGATTGATTTATACAGGATTGTATCCTAAGCCTATCATGGACGTCTCTGAAAGTTCAATGACATATATCTCGAACAGTTATCACCATGCACCACTAAAAAATATGCTAAACAACCTAAATGCAGCAACAACACCAATGACAAATAAAACAGATGTACAGGAGGCAAGTCAATGA
- a CDS encoding DUF475 domain-containing protein, which produces MRHFLFDIIFTAVCLAIAAWWGYSHGGMSAMFVALGVTAILAIMEVSLSFDNAVVNASILKGWNDFWKKIFLTVGMLIAVFGMRLIFPIVIVAVTAKIGVIEVVNLALHNPAQYAEHLNAHHAEISAFGGMFLLLVFLNFMFGDKDIHWFTWLEDRLMRFSKVDAMSVFVALAVLMLSMSWVDEAKQGVVLVAGIWGVLVYLGVSVISALLEGQSHEDEADEVLDANGQPITNTAGVSATILKGGVAGFVYLEVLDASFSFDGVIGAFAITNDVIIIMLGLAIGAMFVRSMTIFLVKKGTLSEFVYLEHGAHYAIGALAVIMLLSTHFHVPEVVTGLIGVAFIGLSLYNSIEYNKRHQN; this is translated from the coding sequence ATGCGACATTTTTTATTTGACATTATTTTTACTGCTGTATGTTTAGCCATCGCAGCATGGTGGGGCTATTCGCATGGCGGTATGTCTGCTATGTTTGTAGCACTAGGGGTTACAGCGATTTTGGCGATTATGGAAGTGTCGTTATCCTTTGATAATGCGGTGGTCAATGCTTCTATTTTAAAAGGTTGGAATGATTTTTGGAAAAAGATATTCTTGACGGTTGGTATGCTGATTGCCGTGTTTGGTATGCGTCTTATTTTTCCGATTGTCATTGTGGCAGTTACCGCAAAGATTGGCGTGATAGAAGTTGTGAATCTTGCCCTACATAATCCTGCTCAATATGCCGAACATCTAAATGCTCACCATGCCGAGATTTCTGCTTTTGGTGGTATGTTTTTGTTGTTGGTATTTTTAAATTTCATGTTTGGCGACAAAGACATTCATTGGTTTACTTGGCTAGAAGATAGACTAATGCGGTTTAGTAAAGTTGATGCGATGAGCGTATTTGTGGCATTGGCGGTACTCATGCTATCTATGTCTTGGGTGGATGAAGCCAAGCAAGGCGTAGTGCTGGTGGCAGGAATTTGGGGAGTTTTGGTGTATTTGGGTGTGAGTGTTATCTCAGCACTGCTTGAAGGTCAAAGCCATGAAGATGAAGCAGACGAGGTGTTAGATGCCAACGGTCAGCCCATCACAAACACAGCAGGGGTCTCTGCGACTATTTTAAAAGGCGGTGTTGCAGGTTTTGTGTATTTAGAAGTGCTAGATGCTTCATTTAGTTTTGATGGGGTGATTGGTGCTTTTGCCATCACTAATGATGTGATCATCATCATGTTGGGGCTTGCCATTGGTGCGATGTTTGTGCGTTCTATGACGATTTTTTTGGTCAAAAAAGGCACATTGAGTGAATTTGTGTATTTAGAGCATGGGGCTCATTATGCCATCGGAGCGTTGGCGGTGATTATGCTATTATCAACCCATTTTCATGTGCCTGAGGTGGTGACAGGGCTGATTGGCGTGGCATTTATTGGCTTATCGCTCTATAATTCTATTGAGTATAATAAACGCCATCAAAACTAA
- a CDS encoding phosphoethanolamine transferase, which yields MKKVLSTLTTPIFSVQLSIIIIAYIFLLNQLHHWSFSSALHSLWVSLALLILTLSLGIFHRFILKSLLIVHVALGSIAIFAKQNYGTIITEDLMLSALISEQDLTAEMISPLFIFWFILTAVLPSIWIILVNIRSQPLSVLLKQYAFTVFICLSMIAAFFWQQGYHFRSAGHIRDERFTQDLGYFSPVDAEYNLHRAVRASKKIQQTYANAKSLASQYHYQSQVDDLLVVFVLGESTRGDHFAINGYNKPTNPLLSKVPHLISFSHATSCDTLTINSIHCLASPMLKTQGDRNITHASFGEVMAKMGYDTEIYALQTLTGFYRYLHADTLKTKYAIVNEQSTGSKDISLIPYAKKTIENYHQGKKLLILHTLGSHQTYVDRFTNEQAVFTPYCTNPDVAQCQHQELINAYDNSVVAVDQLLGTLIDALSTKKAVLIYVSDHGESLGEHGYYFHGQPVNTAPKEQFNIPFVVWLSDSYRQTPHGRAFHHNLQQALASQTEVSHDHVFHSLLGCAGIWSDDGGIDKTLNLCGDYQ from the coding sequence ATGAAAAAAGTGCTATCCACATTAACCACTCCAATCTTCAGCGTTCAACTTAGCATAATCATCATTGCTTATATATTTTTACTCAATCAGTTACATCATTGGTCTTTTTCTTCTGCCTTGCACTCGCTTTGGGTTAGTTTGGCACTTTTGATATTAACGCTAAGCTTAGGAATATTTCATCGTTTTATCTTAAAATCCTTACTTATCGTACATGTAGCACTCGGCTCTATTGCCATCTTTGCTAAGCAAAATTACGGCACTATCATCACTGAAGATTTAATGCTTAGTGCGTTGATCAGTGAACAAGATCTTACCGCTGAGATGATTTCTCCTTTGTTTATATTTTGGTTTATACTGACTGCTGTGTTGCCAAGTATTTGGATAATTTTAGTAAATATTCGATCGCAGCCTTTATCGGTGCTACTTAAGCAATACGCCTTTACTGTGTTCATTTGCCTATCTATGATAGCTGCATTTTTTTGGCAGCAAGGCTACCACTTTCGTAGTGCAGGACACATTCGTGATGAACGCTTTACCCAAGATTTAGGTTATTTTTCACCTGTTGATGCTGAGTATAACTTGCATCGTGCAGTGCGTGCCTCAAAAAAGATTCAGCAGACTTACGCTAATGCTAAATCTTTAGCATCACAATACCATTACCAATCCCAAGTTGATGATTTACTCGTGGTCTTCGTGTTGGGTGAAAGCACACGTGGCGATCATTTTGCCATTAATGGCTATAATAAGCCAACTAATCCACTGTTGTCTAAAGTGCCTCATCTGATCAGCTTTTCTCATGCGACATCGTGCGACACCTTAACGATTAATTCCATTCACTGCTTAGCATCGCCCATGCTTAAGACCCAAGGCGATCGCAACATTACGCACGCTTCATTTGGTGAAGTCATGGCTAAGATGGGTTATGATACCGAGATTTATGCACTACAAACATTGACGGGATTTTATCGCTATTTGCACGCAGACACGCTAAAAACTAAGTATGCCATCGTCAATGAGCAATCAACAGGGTCAAAGGACATTTCACTTATCCCGTATGCCAAAAAGACAATTGAAAATTACCATCAAGGCAAAAAACTGCTGATATTACACACGCTAGGCTCTCATCAGACTTATGTTGATCGCTTTACTAATGAGCAAGCAGTATTTACGCCCTACTGCACCAACCCTGATGTGGCACAATGCCAACACCAAGAGCTGATTAATGCTTATGATAATTCTGTGGTGGCAGTAGACCAACTGCTTGGTACGCTGATTGACGCATTATCCACCAAAAAAGCAGTATTAATTTATGTGTCAGATCATGGCGAAAGCTTGGGAGAGCATGGTTATTATTTTCATGGTCAGCCTGTGAATACCGCTCCAAAAGAACAATTTAACATTCCATTTGTGGTTTGGCTATCAGACAGCTATCGTCAAACGCCGCACGGTAGAGCATTTCACCACAACCTACAACAAGCCTTAGCCAGCCAAACAGAGGTATCGCACGATCATGTCTTTCATAGCTTATTAGGGTGTGCAGGCATTTGGTCTGACGATGGCGGTATTGATAAAACGCTAAACCTATGTGGCGATTACCAGTAA